The following proteins are encoded in a genomic region of Phycisphaerales bacterium:
- a CDS encoding DUF3883 domain-containing protein gives MSDATHSIEQPRQRGLSSLSGRGFGDNAEAAAAVEHLAADQLELYRRQPKELISHANRETAAIEGYRGRQLLELLQNADDASAGSDPARLMVCIRDDSIVVANSGTAFSLGGLESLVISDCSPKQLDRNRYIGCKGLGFRSVLTWSECPLISSGHLAVGFDRAQANSVVEALGKDSERIGARLAEFSDAEGHLPVPIMRFPYVPAKRDLQLALEYRDQGFDTVVVLRMPEDERREQVYEDVLRQLDTIPTEALLFCRSLNEIELHGTEVRRWEILREVVDDHTTRLIIQSPEGDSLWTLYRREGRITPPEQSRTRKQRDFETAIAVPDEPTASPDRCLCVFFPTQDALPLPVVLHATLELSDDRNRVHNTDDNRHVLQSLAAHLADVVTDEADNEHPKRALRLLDGLDDADPELLRLGFVDQAVSALKDRYIFPRIDGSLGPAEGAHRTPHDSWHPLLNPEHFSSVLDVRSDERLTGVLGLFNIGWFEQDALVRRLRTQLEEMAPEAAGQLVGKLLATERLGKFPLGSFILTSSDSFLEPEQQCFLSPGAETFPVPDWARDIQFVHTEFQRGLQSSATGSSVRALAGRLEARGARVDEYRLDTVVRALASRARRAEQPTKSQRTAELLQWLFKTTRGEPGQLTGVTVPVLTAGGDVCSPEECYLGPDYPGGDLLHRIYSRIDGVQFVASPEQLGLSEEDASRTARFLVLLGVNDKPKSVPLNYKQSSKLARRALEELEYPTIVREEECEDAAAALRLCKDIGIDDSTLPEHFEEILEEADPTALVAFLLSEGQSYLASDTDEHGCFVARKAREQKLWADQSVRVPNPVMLALRSTPWVPTEEGNRCTPGQIILSGAGSRLLRGLYFRHAIHVEDPAIQRSGGRRAVNGLLTRLGAISSLEAIDTDSLYELLERLPHDDPEGKHAPGIYRTLVEANVGTDDSLAKRRFQQTGRVWSRFQGAVEYLPVSDVRYNANVTVPGVIEQHIKIAELPRRKSTKLVRDLFGIEPLAARDIQIELEHEGTEYAPSSEDANLAFRRALPFIYAIRLGKKIDEDNRERNLLHQAELRLCTCIRAEATLPNGETQMIELTGQGDRLLLDRTLYIVDDYDREAASLVRFWQSVANLVAELLGTDVAAEVANVLRCRTAAEMEDVVRGLVDEDADAKLLQARERFETEIEDDVAPPQPMPEPRDPSPRDDDDPCNDDAEDEPSDETDTNGDDSGDGPDDDVEFKPVDAPKRKPGARRRLVITTGAGGTRTRRRGPLATEDVTFRVVEEYEKLEGRFPVRVSHLHGADGFGCDIIGLTSASAYERAREHREVSSSDIARFIEVKGRSSRSGEVELTENEFTNAETESTRYFLYRVFRDPENTDRFEVAILANPVNSNAVRQVTRFDLSAGSGADWFEMVTVEEPHDDADDGE, from the coding sequence ATGAGCGATGCCACTCACAGCATTGAGCAACCCCGACAGCGAGGGCTCTCCTCGTTGTCTGGTCGTGGGTTCGGTGATAACGCAGAGGCTGCCGCGGCGGTCGAACACCTCGCTGCAGACCAGTTGGAGCTGTACCGCCGTCAACCCAAGGAGCTGATTAGTCACGCCAACAGAGAGACAGCCGCGATTGAGGGATATCGGGGCCGGCAGCTCCTTGAGCTTCTTCAGAACGCCGACGATGCGTCGGCGGGATCGGATCCAGCGCGATTGATGGTTTGTATCCGGGACGACTCTATCGTCGTCGCCAACTCGGGCACGGCATTCTCGCTCGGTGGTCTTGAGTCATTGGTCATAAGTGATTGCAGTCCCAAGCAGCTCGACCGCAATAGGTACATCGGTTGCAAGGGACTCGGTTTCCGGTCCGTGCTCACCTGGTCCGAATGCCCGCTCATCTCTAGTGGTCACCTTGCCGTTGGTTTCGACCGCGCACAGGCCAACAGTGTCGTTGAGGCACTCGGAAAGGACTCGGAACGGATTGGCGCCCGACTCGCTGAATTTTCCGATGCCGAAGGACACCTCCCTGTCCCCATCATGCGGTTCCCGTACGTTCCAGCGAAGCGGGACCTCCAGTTGGCATTGGAGTATCGGGACCAGGGCTTCGACACCGTGGTTGTTCTCCGGATGCCCGAGGACGAGCGACGGGAGCAGGTATATGAGGACGTGCTCCGGCAACTCGACACGATCCCCACCGAGGCACTCCTGTTTTGCCGCTCGCTGAACGAGATCGAACTTCATGGCACAGAGGTTCGGCGCTGGGAGATTCTCCGGGAGGTCGTGGACGATCACACCACACGGCTCATCATTCAGAGTCCAGAGGGAGACTCCCTGTGGACCCTCTATCGTCGTGAAGGTCGTATTACCCCACCCGAGCAGAGCCGCACTCGCAAGCAACGGGACTTCGAAACCGCGATCGCGGTACCCGACGAGCCCACAGCTTCACCAGACCGATGTCTCTGCGTGTTCTTCCCCACACAAGATGCGTTGCCATTGCCGGTTGTGCTCCATGCCACGCTGGAGCTAAGCGACGACCGTAACCGAGTTCACAACACAGACGACAACCGGCACGTGCTCCAGTCCCTTGCAGCGCACCTCGCGGATGTTGTGACGGATGAGGCTGACAATGAGCACCCCAAGCGCGCTCTTCGGCTGCTCGACGGTCTTGACGACGCGGACCCGGAACTCCTGAGGCTCGGATTCGTGGACCAGGCGGTCTCCGCATTAAAGGATCGCTACATCTTCCCGCGGATTGACGGGAGCCTCGGGCCGGCTGAAGGTGCTCACCGCACTCCACACGATTCGTGGCATCCGCTCTTGAATCCCGAGCACTTCTCGTCCGTGCTCGATGTCAGGAGCGACGAACGACTCACCGGCGTTCTTGGTCTGTTCAACATTGGCTGGTTCGAACAGGATGCGCTCGTTCGCCGCCTCAGGACCCAGCTCGAAGAGATGGCCCCCGAAGCTGCGGGCCAACTCGTTGGCAAGTTGCTGGCGACCGAACGCCTAGGCAAGTTTCCACTCGGATCGTTCATCCTGACGTCGTCCGATTCGTTCCTGGAACCTGAGCAGCAGTGCTTCCTATCGCCAGGTGCCGAGACCTTCCCGGTGCCGGATTGGGCGCGTGATATCCAGTTCGTCCACACCGAGTTCCAGCGTGGACTTCAATCAAGCGCCACGGGGTCGAGCGTCCGGGCGTTGGCCGGACGGCTGGAGGCTCGTGGCGCGCGGGTCGACGAATACCGCCTCGACACAGTCGTTCGCGCCTTGGCTTCGCGCGCCCGACGAGCCGAGCAACCCACCAAGAGTCAGCGAACAGCCGAGCTCCTGCAGTGGCTCTTCAAGACCACGCGAGGTGAGCCAGGCCAGCTAACAGGAGTCACCGTTCCGGTGCTGACAGCGGGCGGTGACGTTTGCAGCCCCGAGGAGTGCTACCTCGGGCCTGACTACCCAGGCGGCGACCTTCTCCATCGAATCTACTCCCGCATCGACGGGGTGCAGTTTGTCGCCTCACCCGAGCAGCTTGGACTTAGCGAGGAGGATGCGAGTCGCACCGCTCGATTCCTCGTGTTGCTCGGTGTGAATGACAAGCCCAAGAGCGTTCCTCTGAACTACAAACAGAGCTCCAAACTTGCCCGAAGGGCGCTGGAGGAACTCGAGTATCCCACGATTGTCAGGGAGGAGGAATGCGAGGACGCGGCTGCGGCGCTCAGGTTGTGCAAGGACATTGGTATCGATGACTCCACACTTCCAGAACACTTCGAGGAGATACTGGAGGAGGCGGACCCGACCGCGCTCGTGGCTTTCCTGCTCTCGGAGGGCCAGTCCTATCTGGCAAGCGACACCGACGAGCACGGTTGTTTCGTCGCACGCAAAGCTCGGGAGCAGAAGCTGTGGGCCGATCAATCAGTTCGCGTCCCGAATCCCGTGATGCTCGCCCTGCGTTCAACCCCGTGGGTGCCGACCGAGGAGGGTAACCGCTGCACACCCGGCCAGATCATCCTCAGCGGAGCGGGCAGCCGCCTACTGCGAGGCCTCTACTTCCGTCACGCGATCCACGTGGAAGACCCAGCCATCCAGCGCAGTGGCGGGCGGAGGGCGGTCAACGGTCTGCTGACGCGCCTCGGAGCGATCTCTTCGCTCGAAGCCATCGACACAGACTCGCTCTACGAACTCCTCGAACGACTCCCGCACGATGACCCAGAGGGTAAGCACGCACCCGGTATCTACAGGACGCTCGTGGAGGCGAACGTTGGCACGGACGACAGTCTCGCGAAGCGGCGTTTCCAGCAGACCGGCCGTGTGTGGTCGCGGTTCCAAGGTGCTGTCGAGTACCTGCCGGTCTCGGATGTCCGCTACAACGCAAATGTCACTGTCCCCGGCGTCATCGAGCAGCACATCAAAATCGCTGAGCTGCCGAGGCGGAAGTCCACGAAGCTCGTACGCGACCTCTTTGGCATCGAGCCTCTCGCCGCGCGCGACATCCAGATCGAACTGGAACACGAGGGCACGGAGTATGCTCCATCCAGCGAAGACGCCAATCTCGCATTCCGGCGAGCGCTGCCGTTCATCTATGCCATACGACTCGGGAAGAAGATCGACGAGGACAACCGCGAACGCAATCTCCTGCATCAGGCTGAACTACGTCTGTGCACGTGCATCCGTGCCGAGGCCACACTCCCGAACGGTGAGACTCAGATGATCGAGCTCACCGGCCAGGGCGACAGACTGCTCTTGGACCGAACCCTTTACATCGTGGACGACTACGACCGCGAAGCGGCGTCCCTCGTCCGCTTCTGGCAGAGCGTCGCGAATCTCGTGGCGGAGCTGTTGGGGACCGATGTCGCGGCCGAGGTGGCGAATGTTCTCCGATGTAGAACAGCCGCCGAGATGGAGGACGTCGTCCGCGGCCTCGTCGACGAAGACGCCGATGCGAAACTACTCCAGGCCCGAGAGCGGTTTGAGACCGAGATCGAGGATGATGTCGCACCACCTCAACCGATGCCCGAGCCCCGCGACCCATCGCCACGCGACGACGATGATCCGTGCAATGACGACGCTGAAGACGAGCCGTCGGATGAGACCGACACCAATGGTGACGACAGCGGTGACGGACCTGACGATGATGTTGAATTCAAGCCAGTCGATGCGCCCAAACGCAAGCCGGGCGCTCGTCGGCGACTTGTGATCACCACGGGCGCCGGTGGCACGCGGACGAGACGTCGCGGACCACTCGCCACTGAGGATGTGACGTTCAGGGTAGTAGAGGAATACGAGAAGCTCGAGGGTAGGTTCCCCGTTCGAGTCAGCCACCTTCACGGCGCTGATGGATTCGGATGCGACATCATCGGCCTCACTTCCGCTTCGGCCTACGAGCGGGCTCGTGAGCACAGGGAGGTCAGCAGCTCTGACATCGCCAGGTTTATCGAGGTCAAGGGCCGCAGCAGCCGCAGTGGAGAAGTCGAGCTCACAGAGAATGAATTCACAAATGCCGAGACGGAATCAACGCGCTACTTCCTCTACCGCGTCTTCCGAGACCCCGAGAACACCGATCGCTTTGAGGTCGCAATCCTGGCCAACCCTGTGAACTCGAACGCTGTCCGGCAGGTCACCCGCTTCGATCTCTCCGCGGGCTCCGGAGCCGATTGGTTCGAGATGGTCACCGTTGAAGAACCGCATGATGACGCCGATGATGGGGAGTAA
- a CDS encoding ParA family protein, with protein sequence MTTYTTRPTVIAIGNQKGGVGKTTTAINLAAALGVRGQRVLIIDLDPAAGATRHLGIDGVEYEGALELLCGDAELEPTAITDGMPPGVALIPARHDLSTLHRRIARFADPASLLCPVVEQALRYDFILLDTSPHPADTTTLVAYGSAEWFLLTVLPHHLSLLGLTEACRDISEVRKRRNPGLEILGVLLCCVDERATRTRSEITQAIDASLPGRRFVTRISQATAVHECAMIGRPLLTHPVHRHHNAARQFLRLAVEVERRVHHGEAFRDYCCAFGRNELAEYDFESYLSGRDIQPSPRVARAS encoded by the coding sequence ATGACCACGTACACAACACGACCGACCGTCATCGCGATCGGCAACCAGAAAGGCGGCGTTGGGAAGACGACGACGGCCATCAATCTTGCGGCCGCCCTGGGCGTCCGCGGCCAACGCGTTCTGATCATCGACCTCGACCCGGCCGCGGGGGCAACACGACACCTGGGCATCGATGGCGTCGAATACGAGGGGGCCCTCGAACTGCTGTGCGGGGACGCGGAACTCGAACCAACAGCGATCACCGATGGCATGCCGCCGGGCGTCGCCCTGATCCCGGCCCGCCACGACCTCAGCACGCTTCACAGGAGGATCGCGCGGTTCGCGGACCCCGCCAGCCTCCTCTGCCCGGTCGTCGAGCAGGCTCTCCGGTATGACTTCATCCTGCTCGACACCAGCCCGCACCCTGCCGACACGACCACGCTCGTTGCCTACGGCTCGGCCGAGTGGTTCCTGCTCACGGTGCTCCCGCATCACCTCTCGCTGTTGGGCCTGACAGAGGCATGTCGAGACATCTCCGAAGTACGCAAGCGTCGCAACCCCGGGCTCGAGATCCTCGGTGTCCTGCTCTGTTGCGTCGACGAACGAGCTACGCGGACCCGCAGCGAGATTACGCAGGCGATCGACGCCTCACTGCCCGGGCGACGATTCGTCACACGCATCTCCCAGGCAACAGCCGTGCATGAGTGCGCGATGATTGGCCGGCCGCTGCTCACGCATCCGGTGCACCGCCACCACAACGCCGCCCGCCAGTTCCTCCGACTCGCTGTCGAAGTCGAACGACGCGTCCATCATGGCGAGGCGTTCCGGGACTATTGCTGCGCGTTTGGGCGGAATGAACTCGCGGAGTATGACTTCGAGTCGTACCTCTCCGGGAGAGACATCCAGCCGTCTCCGCGTGTGGCGAGGGCGTCGTAA
- a CDS encoding N-acetylneuraminate synthase family protein, whose product MIVAEIANNHLGCLREAERLIDAVAGVSTRTSTPVAVKFQLRDLNVLLHRTLQSAHSQRYVRKIRSRSLPLDVYGDLSKRARDHGLIVAATVFDESAIDAAVNFGISILKLASADLCDYHLATHLATTRSNIVLSTGGARWTDIQAAVALLSESARTLTINHCVSLYPTPIDALRLGNISALRSHFPHATIGFSTHQPDLAIASTVRRACCLGAMTLERHIAPTRFGFAPYNSDPDQFARWSEVFRDAVGHTYDAPQVRFAGPTEAEAQYLAPTRRGLYAKKSLPPGCRLTVHNTYSAIPWLPNCLSAACLRLPLVITNHVDAHGPVSRASVGSDLCEEQAVR is encoded by the coding sequence GTGATCGTCGCTGAGATTGCGAACAATCACCTCGGCTGCTTACGCGAAGCAGAGCGTCTCATCGATGCGGTTGCCGGGGTGTCCACTCGTACAAGCACTCCAGTTGCAGTCAAGTTTCAGCTGCGTGATCTCAACGTGCTCCTCCACAGGACATTGCAGTCCGCCCATTCTCAGCGGTACGTCCGCAAGATTCGCAGCCGCTCTCTCCCACTGGACGTCTATGGCGATCTGTCGAAGCGTGCACGTGACCATGGCCTGATTGTTGCGGCCACGGTTTTTGATGAGAGTGCTATCGACGCGGCAGTCAACTTTGGCATTTCGATTCTCAAGCTTGCGAGCGCCGACCTTTGCGATTACCACTTGGCGACACACCTAGCTACCACACGCAGCAATATCGTGTTATCGACTGGAGGGGCGAGGTGGACCGATATACAGGCCGCCGTAGCACTGCTTTCTGAGTCGGCTCGCACATTGACCATCAACCACTGCGTGTCGCTCTATCCGACGCCTATCGATGCGCTTCGCCTTGGGAACATCTCGGCGCTTCGCTCGCACTTCCCACACGCCACAATCGGCTTCTCGACTCATCAACCCGACTTGGCGATCGCCAGCACCGTTCGACGCGCGTGTTGCCTCGGCGCGATGACGCTTGAACGTCACATCGCACCGACACGCTTCGGTTTCGCGCCATACAACTCGGATCCTGATCAGTTTGCGCGCTGGAGCGAGGTCTTTCGCGATGCTGTGGGGCACACCTACGACGCTCCGCAGGTCCGCTTCGCCGGGCCTACAGAAGCTGAAGCCCAATACCTGGCACCCACTCGCCGTGGACTCTATGCGAAGAAGTCGCTTCCGCCGGGTTGCCGACTAACCGTGCACAACACCTATTCGGCCATCCCATGGTTGCCTAACTGCCTGAGTGCTGCCTGCCTCAGATTGCCTCTCGTCATAACCAACCACGTAGATGCACATGGTCCTGTCTCACGTGCCTCGGTAGGCTCCGACCTCTGCGAAGAACAGGCTGTCAGATGA
- a CDS encoding glycosyltransferase: MTGLTVIIPVMDRPTVGETVASVARAAPDAAILIADGGTQCARTLACIRDAVSRYPRVKHEVIPQQPFNKARLLNAVVSHAGGRQLLFSDADIVWASDAVTSLYSAATSAGCDLVFVEHVTETQAAAGCRTIFVATATQTCEGFEVSLHSQAVGHTRPGFGLVLVGRDVFYSVGGFREDLVGYGFEDQDLLLRASLLGYSVSSTAGCQHITHADTERGDPLLLRKQRNANVLRSLSALARGALHGALATNASPVSHCTRVQICPEFMNELLESGVG; encoded by the coding sequence ATGACCGGGCTCACAGTCATCATTCCAGTCATGGATCGCCCTACTGTTGGCGAAACCGTTGCATCCGTAGCGCGTGCAGCGCCAGATGCGGCGATTCTGATCGCTGACGGCGGCACTCAATGCGCTCGCACACTCGCGTGTATACGCGACGCCGTGTCTCGATACCCACGCGTCAAGCATGAGGTGATACCCCAGCAGCCCTTCAACAAGGCACGGCTACTCAACGCTGTAGTTTCACATGCCGGTGGCAGGCAACTGCTCTTCTCGGACGCAGACATCGTCTGGGCGTCTGACGCCGTTACCTCGCTGTACAGCGCAGCAACGTCTGCTGGCTGCGATCTGGTGTTCGTGGAGCACGTAACTGAGACACAGGCCGCAGCAGGCTGCCGCACGATTTTCGTAGCCACCGCGACCCAGACTTGCGAAGGGTTCGAGGTCTCGCTTCACTCCCAGGCAGTCGGCCACACGAGACCAGGCTTTGGTCTGGTGCTGGTTGGCCGAGACGTGTTCTACTCAGTCGGCGGGTTTCGAGAGGATCTGGTCGGGTACGGGTTCGAGGATCAGGATCTTCTGCTCCGCGCTTCGTTGCTCGGCTACTCCGTCTCCTCAACGGCAGGATGCCAACACATCACCCACGCTGACACGGAACGTGGCGATCCACTCCTTCTCCGCAAGCAGCGCAACGCCAATGTGCTCAGATCGCTGTCGGCGCTAGCGCGTGGGGCGCTGCATGGCGCCCTGGCGACTAACGCTTCCCCCGTTTCGCATTGCACGCGCGTCCAGATCTGCCCAGAGTTTATGAACGAGTTGCTAGAATCCGGAGTTGGGTGA
- a CDS encoding galactosyltransferase-related protein, giving the protein MQLPDDFSASADDSLDPTALGLHASALCAEDSQSALFKYLAHGERFGVCVHMPRDLFLAVNGYDEAFVGWGAEDADLLERLCIEDGRTLARCYDLLYMHQDHSLADDWNDQSLTTANRERYYAKRRARMHTDRPQ; this is encoded by the coding sequence TTGCAGTTGCCAGACGATTTCTCCGCCAGCGCAGACGACTCGCTGGACCCCACCGCGCTTGGGCTGCACGCGTCCGCCCTGTGCGCCGAAGACAGCCAGAGCGCGCTCTTCAAGTACCTAGCACATGGCGAGCGCTTCGGCGTGTGCGTCCATATGCCGAGAGACCTGTTCCTTGCGGTCAATGGGTATGACGAGGCGTTTGTGGGATGGGGAGCAGAAGACGCAGACTTACTCGAACGACTGTGCATCGAGGACGGCAGGACTTTGGCACGTTGCTACGACCTGCTCTACATGCATCAGGACCACTCACTTGCCGACGATTGGAACGACCAGTCACTGACTACTGCCAACCGTGAACGCTACTATGCGAAACGGCGGGCGCGTATGCACACGGACCGGCCGCAATGA
- a CDS encoding glycosyltransferase has translation MTRITIVVAVRNAERAIARCIQSILQQEGVSWRCVIRDDASTDLTEQAIRRAVKSDRRFVVSTADRREWPATTRWRALEIASALQGACSSDIVVLLDGDDYLAGPDSLVSIRDFQDSHQLLASHGTFCDGDGTTCTWSRDYTASTKAHGTFRQAEWVATHTRAFRLGLYEHLDERVYTYAGRPIRAATDFALFVAVLELAGRRSMHCPTVTYVYDDRGGRAMAARRRQVQQAWKERLALTPSFSSLSDAICAAILLGHT, from the coding sequence ATGACCCGCATCACCATCGTTGTTGCGGTTCGTAATGCCGAACGGGCTATCGCTCGTTGCATTCAGTCTATTCTGCAACAAGAAGGCGTTTCGTGGCGATGCGTCATCCGCGACGATGCCTCCACGGATCTGACTGAGCAGGCGATTCGTCGCGCGGTAAAATCAGACAGGCGCTTTGTCGTCAGCACTGCTGATCGGCGCGAATGGCCAGCAACTACACGATGGCGGGCCCTAGAGATCGCGAGTGCACTCCAAGGCGCATGTTCCAGCGACATCGTCGTGCTTCTAGACGGTGATGACTACCTCGCTGGCCCTGATAGCCTGGTTAGCATCAGAGACTTTCAGGACTCACATCAGCTGCTTGCGAGCCACGGCACATTCTGCGACGGGGACGGCACGACGTGCACTTGGTCGCGCGACTACACAGCCAGCACCAAGGCTCATGGCACTTTTCGCCAAGCCGAGTGGGTCGCCACTCATACCCGCGCCTTTCGACTGGGCCTCTACGAACATCTTGACGAGCGGGTCTACACCTACGCCGGCAGGCCGATTCGTGCGGCTACTGACTTCGCTCTCTTCGTGGCAGTTCTCGAATTGGCAGGGCGCCGCTCGATGCACTGCCCGACCGTGACCTACGTGTATGACGACAGGGGTGGGCGGGCTATGGCCGCACGTCGCCGTCAAGTGCAACAAGCCTGGAAAGAGCGCCTGGCACTTACACCCTCGTTCTCGTCGCTATCTGATGCGATCTGTGCCGCAATCCTGCTTGGACACACCTAG